One genomic window of Arachis stenosperma cultivar V10309 chromosome 10, arast.V10309.gnm1.PFL2, whole genome shotgun sequence includes the following:
- the LOC130954970 gene encoding pentatricopeptide repeat-containing protein At2g13600-like, producing the protein MKKLFLLGTWKRNRWKQRFRLFTTLLEDLDTARLRHVIATNISISRRVKSGELELARHLFDEMPLRTVSTWNTMISGYSQWGCYVEALALASLMHHSCVKLDEVSFSSVLSACSRSGTLVHGKQVHSLLLRSGYERFGIVGSTLLYFYTHCSGIGEAEVVFKELHGGNDVLWSLMLAGYVQRDMMGEALDMFEKMPDRDVVAWTTLISGYAKREDGCERPLDLFWCMRSSGVLPNEVTLCTVVRVCTRLRALWQGKVVHGHCIKEGFAFDNAIGGGLIEFYCDCEAIDDAKRVHESMRGETYLNLTNSLIGCLISAGKIEEAEMIFYRLRETNHVSYNLMIKGYSMSGHFEKSKKLFNQMSLKDITSLNTMISVYSKNGDLDEAVRLFDKTKDQKNPVTWNSMMSGYIQNGQYMKALKLYVMMRRLSVDYSRSTFSVLFRACSSLGSFQQGRLLHGHLTKTPFQANVYVGTALIDLYSKCGRLADAQRSFLSIFSPNVAAWTALINGYAYHGLGSEAILLFHSMLVQGIVPNAATFVGILSACSHAGLVDEGLKIFHSMEELYKVTPSIEHYTCVVYLLGRSGYVREAEEFIRKMPIEADGVIWGALLHACWFWKDMEVGEKAAEKSFSLDPNPTVPLVILSNMYAVLGRWGQKSILRKRLQSLKLRKDPGCSWIELNNNIHLFSVEDKTHPYSDVIYATVEHLAATVNSVIPFNYLYISNSKHHG; encoded by the coding sequence ATGAAGAAGCTGTTCCTCCTTGGCACCTGGAAGCGCAACCGCTGGAAGCAAAGGTTCCGACTTTTCACCACCCTTTTGGAAGATTTGGATACCGCTCGTCTCCGTCACGTGATCGCCACCAACATTTCCATTAGCAGGAGAGTTAAATCCGGCGAACTTGAATTAGCACGCCACCTGTTCGACGAAATGCCGCTTCGAACTGTTTCCACTTGGAATACTATGATTTCCGGATATTCGCAATGGGGCTGCTACGTTGAAGCTCTGGCCCTTGCTTCCCTCATGCACCACTCTTGCGTCAAGCTTGACGAGGTCTCTTTCTCTTCGGTGTTGAGCGCATGCTCACGTTCTGGGACACTGGTTCATGGGAAGCAAGTTCATTCATTGCTTTTGAGGTCTGGGTACGAGAGATTTGGCATTGTGGGGAGTACTTTGTTGTATTTTTACACTCATTGTTCTGGAATTGGAGAAGCTGAGGTAGTTTTTAAGGAGCTTCATGGCGGGAATGATGTGTTATGGAGCCTGATGCTTGCGGGTTATGTGCAGCGTGACATGATGGGTGAGGCTCTGGACATGTTTGAAAAGATGCCTGATCGTGATGTTGTGGCCTGGACCACGTTGATCTCTGGGTATGCGAAGAGGGAAGATGGGTGTGAGAGGCCTttggatttgttttggtgtatGAGGAGTTCTGGGGTGTTGCCTAATGAGGTCACGTTGTGCACTGTTGTGAGAGTTTGCACTAGACTGAGGGCTCTTTGGCAGGGGAAGGTTGTTCATGGGCATTGCATCAAGGAAGGGTTTGCTTTTGATAATGCGATTGGTGGTGGGTTGATTGAGTTTTATTGTGATTGTGAAGCCATAGATGATGCCAAGAGAGTTCATGAGAGCATGAGAGGAGAAACTTATTTGAATCTGACTAACTCGTTGATTGGTTGCCTTATCTCCGCGGGAAAGATTGAAGAAGCTGAGATGATATTTTACAGGTTGAGAGAGACGAATCACGTATCATATAATTTGATGATTAAAGGTTATTCTATGAGTGGTCATTTTGAGAAgtcaaaaaaattattcaatcaAATGAGTCTCAAGGATATAACTTCCTTAAATACTATGATATCTGTGTACTCCAAAAACGGTGACCTTGATGAAGCTGTGAGGCTTTTTGACAAAACTAAAGATCAGAAAAACCCTGTGACATGGAATTCAATGATGTCTGGTTATATTCAAAATGGCCAGTACATGAAGGCATTAAAATTATACGTGATGATGCGTAGGTTATCAGTTGATTATAGCAGATCGACGTTTTCTGTCTTATTTCGTGCATGTTCGTCTCTAGGTTCTTTTCAACAAGGACGGTTGCTTCATGGCCACTTAACCAAGACACCGTTCCAAGCAAATGTTTATGTTGGGACTGCCCTTATAGACTTATACTCCAAATGTGGTCGCTTGGCTGATGCTCAAAGGTCATTCCTCAGCATTTTTTCACCCAATGTAGCCGCATGGACAGCTCTTATCAATGGGTATGCATATCATGGACTTGGATCCGAGGCAATTTTACTCTTTCATTCGATGTTAGTTCAAGGAATTGTGCCAAACGCTGCTACTTTTGTTGGCATTCTTTCTGCCTGCTCTCATGCTGGTCTAGTTGATGAAGGTTTGAAAATCTTCCACTCGATGGAGGAACTTTACAAGGTAACCCCAAGCATAGAACATTACACATGTGTGGTGTATCTTCTTGGTCGATCAGGCTATGTAAGAGAAGCTGAAGAGTTTATTAGAAAGATGCCTATTGAAGCCGATGGGGTGATTTGGGGAGCTTTACTGCATGCATGTTGGTTCTGGAAGGACATGGAAGTAGGGGAGAAAGCTGCTGAAAAGTCGTTCAGCTTGGATCCGAACCCAACAGTGCCTTTGGTAATTCTGTCAAATATGTATGCGGTGCTAGGTAGATGGGGGCAGAAGTCAATTCTTAGGAAGAGATTGCAGAGTTTAAAATTGAGAAAAGATCCAGGGTGCAGCTGGATTGAATTGAACAACAATATTCATCTGTTCTCTGTAGAGGATAAAACACATCCTTATTCTGATGTTATTTATGCAACTGTAGAGCATTTAGCAGCAACCGTTAATTCTGTCATACCCTTCAATTATCTCTATATCAGCAACAGCAAACATCATGGATAA